The Candidatus Poribacteria bacterium genome includes a region encoding these proteins:
- the infA gene encoding translation initiation factor IF-1, protein MKNANVTTQTREASKDAAIRVLGTVMESLPGNLFQVKLDENDHKVVAYLAGKLMQHKIWVLPGDQVTLELSPYDLTRGRIIWRNPGA, encoded by the coding sequence ATGAAAAATGCAAACGTAACAACCCAGACCCGTGAAGCCTCTAAAGACGCGGCGATCCGCGTTCTCGGAACAGTTATGGAATCCCTACCGGGGAACCTATTTCAGGTAAAATTGGACGAGAACGACCACAAAGTTGTGGCGTATCTCGCTGGAAAACTAATGCAGCACAAAATTTGGGTGCTTCCTGGCGATCAGGTGACCCTTGAACTTTCCCCGTATGACCTGACGCGTGGCCGCATTATCTGGCGGAATCCTGGCGCTTAG